Proteins encoded by one window of Salvia splendens isolate huo1 chromosome 5, SspV2, whole genome shotgun sequence:
- the LOC121804337 gene encoding uncharacterized protein LOC121804337, with protein sequence MMKMLLVVGARLYGRGRGRRMMSTSTSTNPPNPWLMLPPTFDRRRGGMVYNFYSLADQEVVLINKYGPGAEPPEIPDDNARVVGSSHGWLALMNNRNNELFLSNPITRRHIRLPPIQSLPDPVLNLHHVSGKATVSKLILSAASPGSEECRAMVSYGQDDRLAFCCPGHSQEWVPIGKPYMDEEDKTFKLVYPKSYDDFVYSSKSNVFSCLTKSEFHASGLEEWDLRDMDSPKLAWIQRQNNSPLRPIDDEHLKEKHLAYVEQTDKLLLVTRFIHKHQHKTHFFGTLEIIKHNGWKSYRKCPSSDLALFLGTNHAFTISHFNPNSIYFTHHKQHHHQPDVGICHHDFTLSDCYYPLHRIITNTNTNTDTNTVTAPIWFTPTLT encoded by the coding sequence ATGATGAAAATGCTACTAGTAGTTGGAGCCAGATTATATGGGCGTGGGCGTGGGCGTAGGATGatgagcacgagcacgagcactaATCCACCAAATCCATGGCTGATGCTGCCGCCCACATTCGACAGAAGGCGCGGCGGCATGGTGTACAACTTCTACAGCCTGGCCGACCAGGAGGTTGTGCTGATCAACAAGTACGGTCCGGGAGCAGAGCCTCCCGAGATCCCCGACGACAACGCCCGGGTGGTGGGGTCATCCCACGGGTGGCTAGCATTGATGAACAACCGCAACAACGAGCTGTTCCTCTCCAACCCCATCACCCGCCGCCACATCAGGCTCCCCCCAATCCAGTCCCTTCCTGACCCCGTGCTCAACCTCCACCACGTCAGCGGCAAAGCCACGGTGTCGAAGCTAATCCTGTCTGCAGCCTCCCCCGGGTCCGAGGAGTGCCGCGCCATGGTGTCGTACGGGCAGGACGACCGGCTGGCCTTCTGCTGCCCGGGGCACAGCCAGGAGTGGGTCCCCATAGGGAAGCCATACATGGATGAAGAGGACAAGACCTTCAAGTTGGTGTATCCCAAGTCGTACGATGATTTCGTGTATTCAAGCAAGAGCAATGTGTTCAGTTGCTTGACCAAATCAGAGTTCCACGCATCGGGGCTGGAGGAATGGGACCTGAGGGACATGGATTCTCCCAAATTAGCTTGGATTCAGAGACAAAACAATAGTCCGTTGAGGCCGATTGATGATGAGCACTTGAAAGAGAAACACCTGGCGTATGTGGAGCAGACGGATAAGCTGTTGCTGGTGACACGTTTTATCCACAAACACCAACACAAAACTCACTTTTTCGGTACACTAGAAATTATAAAGCATAATGGATGGAAGAGCTATAGGAAATGCCCATCTTCGGATCTCGCCTTGTTTCTTGGAACCAACCACGCCTTTACCATCTCCCATTTCAACCCCAATTCTATTTACTTCACCCACCataaacaacatcatcatcaaccCGATGTCGGAATCTGCCACCACGACTTTACTCTCTCCGATTGCTACTATCCCTTGCATCGCATCATTACCAATACCAATACCAATACCGATACTAATACTGTCACTGCACCCATTTGGTTTACTCCAACACTTACTTGA